In Bos taurus isolate L1 Dominette 01449 registration number 42190680 breed Hereford chromosome 11, ARS-UCD2.0, whole genome shotgun sequence, one DNA window encodes the following:
- the SOWAHC gene encoding ankyrin repeat domain-containing protein SOWAHC, with product MEGPAEYRARDRQAEMEQPVGGALGGSPEQRASVRPRPKEPEDAAGDRADPFDPVEGTPSAPLGRRPRGGLVGEGARPEPLGDAPPTPRPGRTAPRDPAAGGSPQLRRGPGGADGAAAEEEGAGSLTLDPLEHAWMLSAADGRWDSLEGLLACEPGLLAKRDFITGFTCLHWAAKHGQQELLALLVRFAGQHRLPVNINARTSGGYTALHLAAMHGHVEVVKLLVGAYDADVDVRDYSGRKASQYLSPSTAEEIRTLVGALDEDEGESAAGSGGGRWRLSRVLPSHLISGRLSHALEDGGDHHHHLAEGLTAGKAKEPNRKASGSSSGRMKPRLNKIRFRTQIIHTTPSFRDPEQPLEEGEDEEEDRSLKGHSSSFKLRPKSNVFG from the coding sequence ATGGAGGGACCCGCCGAGTACAGGGCTCGGGATCGGCAGGCCGAGATGGAGCAGCCGGTTGGGGGCGCCCTGGGCGGATCGCCCGAACAGCGCGCCAGCGTCCGCCCCCGCCCCAAGGAGCCAGAGGACGCGGCGGGAGACCGCGCGGACCCCTTCGACCCGGTGGAAGGCACCCCGAGCGCACCGCTCGGAAGGCGACCCCGCGGTGGCCTAGTGGGGGAAGGTGCGCGGCCCGAACCGCTAGGCGATGCGCCCCCCACGCCGCGGCCGGGCCGCACTGCGCCCCGGGACCCGGCTGCAGGCGGCTCCCCTCAGCTGCGGCGCGGCCCCGGGGGCGCGGACGGCGCGGCGGCCGAGGAGGAGGGCGCGGGCTCTCTGACGCTGGATCCGCTGGAGCACGCGTGGATGCTGTCGGCCGCCGACGGCCGCTGGGACAGCCTGGAGGGGCTGCTGGCCTGTGAGCCTGGACTGCTGGCCAAGCGCGACTTCATCACCGGCTTTACCTGCCTGCATTGGGCAGCCAAGCACGGCCAGCAGGAGCTGCTGGCCCTGCTGGTACGCTTCGCGGGCCAGCACCGGCTGCCGGTGAACATCAACGCGCGCACGAGCGGCGGCTACACTGCGCTGCATCTGGCGGCCATGCATGGGCACGTGGAGGTGGTGAAGCTGCTGGTGGGGGCCTACGACGCGGATGTGGACGTTCGCGATTACAGCGGCAGGAAGGCCTCGCAGTACCTGAGCCCGAGCACCGCCGAGGAGATCCGGACGCTGGTGGGCGCCCTGGACGAGGACGAAGGCGAGAGCGCGGCGGGCAGCGGGGGAGGGCGCTGGAGGCTCTCGAGGGTGCTACCCTCGCACCTCATCTCCGGCAGGCTCTCCCACGCTCTGGAGGACGGCGGggaccatcaccaccacctggCCGAGGGATTGACTGCGGGCAAAGCAAAGGAGCCGAATCGCAAAGCCTCGGGCAGCTCTAGTGGGCGGATGAAACCCAGACTCAACAAAATCCGCTTCCGAACCCAGATCATCCACACCACACCCTCTTTCAGAGACCCAGAGCAGCctctggaggagggggaggacgAGGAAGAGGACCGATCTCTTAAAGGCCACTCGTCCTCTTTCAAATTGAGACCCAAGTCCAATGTATTTGGGTAA